The following proteins are co-located in the Castanea sativa cultivar Marrone di Chiusa Pesio chromosome 8, ASM4071231v1 genome:
- the LOC142606356 gene encoding uncharacterized protein LOC142606356, with protein MVMREGKTLKTYTNRYWEMFNEIDGDFDDVAIRTFKVGLPAEHGLRKSLTGKPVSCVRQFMNQIDKYKQVEEDQQSGKGKVKEISQDIRDFRLDKYAENCPWRDFTRYTGAGIVLQGINTVFREPVHQILEKIKNESYFRWPNKMNGDPTRRNQNLHCTQGNTSSRPSLGTVNVIFATPGRADSCPSWVMTVARPLSKNSNHGLKRAKIALQLALSFLEKDKFGNIQPHDDALVVTLRIGSMT; from the exons ATGGTCATGCGAGAGGGTAAAACCTTAAAAACGTACACAAatagatattgggagatgttcaacgagattgATGGGGATTTTGACGATGTAGCCATTAGAACTTTCAAGGTCGGCTTACCAGCAGAGCATGGGTTAAGGAAGTCTTTAACTGGGAAACCAGTCAGTTGTGTACGCCAGTTTATGAACCAGATTGATAAGTATAAGCAGGTAGAGGAGGACCAGCAGTCAGGTAAAGGTAAGGTGAAGGAAATCTCTCAGGATATAAGGGACTTCAGGTTGGACAAATACGCTGAAAATTGTCCTTGGCGAGACTTTACCAGGTATACTGGGGCTGGTATTGTGCTACAAGGCATTAACACGGTATTCCGAGAGCCAGTTCATCAAATTCTAgagaaaatcaagaatgaaTCATACTTCAGATGGCCTAACAAGATGAATGGAGACCCCACAAGACGTAATCAGAACCTCCATT GTACTCAAGGGAACACCTCTTCGAGGCCTTCGTTGGGCACCGTTAATGTCATCTTTGCAACCCCTGGAAGGGCGGATTCGTGTCCCTCCTGGGTAATGACTGTGGCTCGACCACTATCCAAGAACTCTAATCATGGGCTGAAGAGAGCAAAAATTGCACTGCAGTTGGCATTGAGTTTCTTGGAGAAGGATAAGTTTGGAAATATacagccacatgatgatgctctaGTGGTCACACTCAGGATAGGGAGTATGACGTGA